The genomic window AAATCGACCACTATAATCATGCACTTATAtgcattttgaattaaaatatttcttagataTTCGAATAGATTTGAGATGACGCAGGAATGTTTTCCGAAttgccttatttatttaagttggaAAACTTTGCTTACAACCTCCGTGGAAGGTTTCGTCGCCTTTAGTACTGTATCACTCGCGTTGAGTTAACTCAACATTCTCATTTATATTAGATTTGTTAACAGTGACTATAATATAGTAGATATTGTGGAACCCTGAGGGACTCCGACCTGGATAGCGCCATATGAGATCTGCCAGGTCTGCCAGGCAATCGTAGGATCTGTAGTTAATATTATCAGAATTAGTAGTATAAAGTAGGTGACGTTGATGTTCAACGAGAAGTCCTTTGAAATATCTTCATATATTTGGTTATTTGGTGTacatgaatgaaatgaaatgctCATCAATTAGTTTCTGTTTGGTCTTAACAATGTTCTTGATTTTAAATAGACATACAGTCAGAATTTGATAAATTGATAAGGACGTAATTTTGTAACCTGTAGGCAGATTTCTAGGTTTCCTTggttttacattacatataacTATAGCTTCTTTCCATTGATCGGAAACGATAGGGGCAGATTTGACATCTTGGGTGCCTCTCCTGATATTTAATACGTTACTGGGTCTATTGCAGAAGCTGCCTAAGCTTTGCAGTTCTAGGCCCACCCGGGCCTACTCTTCCTATAGAGAAATTCATCCCTAGGGAAGGAGTAGACTGCCAGAATGCATATGAATTTAGAACTAGTGAAAAGCCTTGCTATGTTTGAAAGGCGGACGCATTGTGTTAATTTTTGGGATTGATGTCAGAGCGACATTGTTCTAGTGGGGGTCGCATCTTATAACAATAGCAAAGATTATATAAACTTTCTTCGGGTACCAGTCATGTTGAGAATTGACATTTTGACAACTTGACTACAACATTAACAATTGTGTTGGTTTTTCGTACcgctttaaatgttaatattattattaaataaagtatatacattTTCCGTTTTTGTATAGTTAATTcgaaaatttagttttaaaatatattgtgatttattatttatggataGTAACAAGAtgtgcttttaatatattttataacaacgaaacaaaaacttatattacTGCAAAAgtgaatttaaactttattgacaaatacataaaaatatttttttttatcacttaGTGATATTTAGTTATTTCACGGTTGATAAAATGTGTTGTTTACGTTGCCGTATCGCTACAATATATGGCAGGTAAGTGATATTATCATTCAACTTAGgcgtataaatttatttttttatctcgtaCATCAAACGGAGTGAATGGACTTTGAATTAGACATTATACCGGTTAAGTAGCAAATTATCGCGTCggcatttcaatatatttaaatacaaaatgaacAAATTAATAGGAATTACTAGAAACTTTTCTAATTCCACGTCTTTAAATGCTATTAAAACGGTCACGGTTGTCGGAGGGGGTCTTATGGGATCTGGCATTGCTCAGGTAAGttaagtattgaaaaaaaacatccttaattttttttttaatttaattcattttactttattcataaaaaatgctttatttctatattttaaactgTATAAACATATTCATCATAGTTTTTTTGAGTAAATGTTcgtataatattcttttttatttttctaaaatataaaatagtataaaaacatGTTTGTACAAcatcaatattcaaattaagcaaatataatttaatgttctaTTTAAACATATCATCTATTTTGTTAATAGGTCGCAGCACAAGCTGGCcaaaatgtaacaataatagATCTAAAACCAGAATCACTGGAGAAAGCTGAGAAATCTATTCAGAACAACCTTAATCGGGTCGCTAGAAAAGCTTATAAAGATGACCCAGCAAAGATTGAAGCCTTTGTTAAAGAAGCAAGTGACAGAATCAAAGTTTCAACTAAAATAGAAGATGGAGTTAACGTTGATCTGATTGTTGAAGCTATTGTTGAGAGGCTCGATGTTAAGCAAGAGTTGTTCAACAAACTCGATCAGGTATGTCTTCAAATACTAATTTCTTCTGATCTAGTTTCAACTAGGTGTTATATATGATTACTCTCTGGTGTCTGTAActgatattaaaagtattaaacaaaaaagtaacCTCTTGTTTTATGgcataatcattttttataccAAACATTACTTCAAcatgaataatgaatatatatatgtaaacttGTTAGCAATTATTGtacttatagtaaaatattttggacTGTAAATGTCGCTCTTCTAAACAAATGTCTTTCCACTGATGAGAAAGTTTGGATCTATTTAATTCATACATTGCATTGGAGAATAAACATTTTGCATAATTCAAAACTTTTCTCATGATGTTTTGCTTTGCCGCTGTGCAGAAGAATTAAGATTAccaattataagaaataagtaCTGGTTGGATGTCCAGATATGAACCAGCAGATATGATATACAATCCAATAATGCATATGTTTTCTTTTCAGCTATGCCCTGAACATACCATTCTTGCAAGTAACACATCATCAATTTCAATTAATGAGATTGGAGCGGGTATCAAAAGGAAGGACAGGTATCTaactaatatatacattttatagtttGAATAGATATGGCTGGTAGTCATTGCAGGCTGAATGAATCCGAATGAAACAGCATGGATATAGATTGTAGTCTGGAATAGGCTACTTTTCATCCTGGAAAAATGTACTCAACAACTGCATAACACCCCTCTCACTCTCCTAACACACGGAacctagtatttaataataatgactgaTTACAATGTCATTTTGAACATTGCATTTAATTTCCtaatcataaacaaataaaaaccttggaaattatataagttattttgtgTGACTACTTACAATTCTCTTCAATCttctttaattctatttataaatgtaattagtaaaaaaatgtaaaaacacaaaacataatttactaATTCAGATCATGAGATGAGATAATGATGCTTTAAAAAAGTCTCTTTGTATAAGAGGGGTCTTGTTCCACTATTGCCACTCTGTTCCAGTGCAGTTTGATGTTTAAAGTGTGTTTTAAGCAACtaagaattataattagttaGCACGTAGTAGACATGATTAGTTAGCCACAggaaaatatagtataaagaTGCTACTAGTCGAGGCCAAAGAGCCACCAAGCCAGTTGTGAAAGTGTGTATGTcctaaaaaattaacaatatgatGTTAATGTTCTATTCAGATTTGGAGGTCTACATTTCTTCAACCCTGTACCCGTGATGCGTCTCTTGGAAGTCATTAAGGGTGACCATATATCTGAAGAGACATACCAAACTATGATGGCATGGGGTAAATCTGTTGGAAAGACTTGTATTACTTGCAAAGACACTCCTGGATTTGTGGTCAACCGATTGCTCGGACCGTACAGTGCTGAGGCACTAAGGATGTATGAGAGaggtaactaataaataattaaattcatccATGCATGCAAAAAGGCATATGATACATAAACCAACCAATAGTACATTGTTACTTTATTAcactattaaagaaaatatgattcataattttttactaCAAAAGTTtgcttgtaaaattaaaacttgtaatttttttttaataatgttgaatCTTGAGAATCTTGTTGAGTCTTGTACCTTGAgatgtgtaatttatattactatgatTTTTATTCTGtgcatgtttaattataaattttcatttggtTTTGTATGGTGCTTTATACAttatcataacaaatttcaattgggtcattatatatatacatcattcGTATACacattcaaattcaaaacatttggttattttttttggtGTGAACAGAGTATCACATGCATTGGGGTGCAATGTAACAAATTCGATAGGTTTTACTGCGGCCACATGTATTGAATTGCACAtgcttgttttaatttaatggaaGAAGGGCTTACTCATGCTTGTGTGGGTTGGTACCACTTGTACCTAACCAGCAGAGCTTGCACAGTCAAAACTTATCAGCTATATATAAGTTGCTTAGGAACTGATTAGAAAAATCACTGTTTTCTTCTTTGGAATGACAAATcatatgaaacaaaaaagaaaacatttttcaacATAGTTCTTCAAATACATAGAAGTCAATGTTGTTCGACTAAACACCGCCTGCACAATTTTATAGAGGTTTGTGGAGtaggaaataattaatattcttcaAAGTGTTATCGCTTGGATGGTTGTAACATATCATCAGGTGTTTATATGCTAGCGTtcctgttataaataaaaaataataattaagcttTCTTCTGCTCACAAGTTTTACCTACACATCACAGTATGTATGTATTGGTGTGtattctatacaaatatatggttatactataattataatttgtatgtatttattatgtagttTATTTGGATTTGGGGCTTTGTTTGAgtgatagaaataatatatatgaatgcaTGATtccgaataattattatataatgtaagtatatttattgttattgtttaatatataattaggcATTATGTATCGATggcttttatataacatatatacaacaaatgatatatatattttgtttataaatattaaaatttataaagaattaaattgtatcttgaacattttattttatctgttttcCCAGGTGACGCGTCAAAAGAGGATATAGATATTGGAATGAAGTTAGGTGCGTCATTGCCCATGGGCCCGCTTGAGTTAGCAGATTACACAGGCTTGGATACTAACAAATTTGTCCTACAAGTTCTGTACGAGAAGACCAATAACCCCGTATTCAAACCAATAGACTTGTTAGAGAAGATGGTCGCTGATGGAAAACTTGGAATCAAGACTGGGGagggattttataaatatacgaaaTGATTGCTATACttctaatgtttattataaatcgatttttgtactcagatatttataattaatgttttggttaaatattttatatttttatcattgctttttattattattagtaacaaAAACCCGCCTTAGTTTTCGACTACGCAATATGGCAACTAgcgtttatttaagtatatattgttTGTGGGATGTGCGCACTACGAATAAAATAGAACCATCTGCGTACGATAGGTGGTGCATACAATGCCCCCTTTTAGTACCTACATGGGTAGTCTTCTAGACAGATAGAAGCGTGCAGGACAACGACGATACCCGATAGGGTAATTGTTGCTAACGCTCCCATCATACGAAAACATTTATTGTGATGACACCACTAGGGACGTCTCGCCAACTGTATTAACGACTTACCAAATCTGTTACGAACAGCAGCGCTCCTCATCTTACCGAGGACTTCCAGAGATAAGATTTCAAAGCCTCAGTAATGAGACTCCGCCTTAGAATATTACTCAATCAGAAAAAACACAGTTACccttttcttaaatttaatgaatagttattttattaactaatacatTTCGTATATTGCCAATATCTATTGGCCATGGTTTAGGCGCGATAATTCGAagcgaatttattatatttatataaaacaaattcgcttgTTTTTATCAACCTCTTTATCTGACCttgtgcatttaaaataatttcagttcCTTCGTTCGTCTTATCGTAACGTAATTACAACTTTACCtttatattcaatgtatttgtaattatattttgacattgtATAGCAatgactaataaataataactatatatgtagtataaaaaaacatctaaatccAATTGttcatttcaaaatgtttttgataattaaaattatccgACACGACTCGCTCTGGTACAAAACACCACATTGTCTAAGtttgattgaattaaattaataaataacaattatataaatagcgtTCGCATAATAACTGCAATTCATCAATCATCACTTTTGCTAGGAATATAAGTTCTGCAAACAACTGTACATTATTGTTGCGTCCGGTTTGCTGGGTGATCACAGGCTGTGTGACTTAATCCAGATCGCggcagtgtaactataggcacaagggacataacatctcagttcctaaaGTTGGACGCGCAttaattatgtaagaaatgtttaaaatttgataCGACTGTGACCACTTATCGGTTGGCCCATTTTGTTACTGcagttttttattactttaca from Vanessa tameamea isolate UH-Manoa-2023 chromosome 17, ilVanTame1 primary haplotype, whole genome shotgun sequence includes these protein-coding regions:
- the LOC113404338 gene encoding probable 3-hydroxyacyl-CoA dehydrogenase B0272.3 isoform X1 encodes the protein MNKLIGITRNFSNSTSLNAIKTVTVVGGGLMGSGIAQVAAQAGQNVTIIDLKPESLEKAEKSIQNNLNRVARKAYKDDPAKIEAFVKEASDRIKVSTKIEDGVNVDLIVEAIVERLDVKQELFNKLDQLCPEHTILASNTSSISINEIGAGIKRKDRFGGLHFFNPVPVMRLLEVIKGDHISEETYQTMMAWGKSVGKTCITCKDTPGFVVNRLLGPYSAEALRMYERGDASKEDIDIGMKLGASLPMGPLELADYTGLDTNKFVLQVLYEKTNNPVFKPIDLLEKMVADGKLGIKTGEGFYKYTK
- the LOC113404338 gene encoding probable 3-hydroxyacyl-CoA dehydrogenase B0272.3 isoform X2: MNKLIGITRNFSNSTSLNAIKTVTVVGGGLMGSGIAQVAAQAGQNVTIIDLKPESLEKAEKSIQNNLNRVARKAYKDDPAKIEAFVKEASDRIKVSTKIEDGVNVDLIVEAIVERLDVKQELFNKLDQLCPEHTILASNTSSISINEIGAGIKRKDRFGGLHFFNPVPVMRLLEVIKGDHISEETYQTMMAWGKSVGKTCITCKDTPGFVVNRLLGPYSAEALRMYERGDASSRDIDTAMKLGAGYPMGPLELADFTGLDNKKSILAVMLEKTSNPVFRQVTIINKLVSEGKYGRKSGEGIYKYNN